In bacterium, the sequence GCCCCATCGAGGAACTGGAGGGCAGGGAGGCGCCATGAGGTCCGTCCTCACCGGCTGGTTGCTCAAGTCGGCCGTGGCGCTGGCGCTCTGCGTCTGGCTGCTCGGCCGCCTGGACGCCCCCGGTCTGGTCCGGGCCGTGGGGGACATGTCCTTCCTCCACCTGGCCAGCGCCCTGCTGCTGCTGGTGCCCAACCTGGCCTTCCAGGCCATCAAGTGGGGCCTGCTGGTCAGGGCCCAACTGCCGCGGGCGACCGGGGGACGCATCGTGCTCTCCTTCCTGGCGGGCACGGCCCTGGGCACCCTGACACCGGGCCGCCTGGGCGAGCACGCCCGCGCCGCCTGTTTCGGGGGCCGCCGGACGGAACTGGCCGCCCTCTCCCTGCTCGACAAGTTCAGCTCCGCCGCCGTCACCAGCCTGTTCGGCGCCCTGGGCCTGCTCCTGCTGCCGCGCTGGGACCTCAGCATCTTCGGCCGGGCGGCGCCGCTCGTGCTGCTGTTGTTGGGCCTTTACGCCGCCGCCGTCCTCGTCTGGACCCTGGCCGGCCTGGCCCTGCTCCTGGCTCCGGCCCGCGTCACCGGCCTGCTGGGCCGCCTGCCCTGGCTGGCCGCCCGGGAGCGCTTCGCCCGGGTCCACGGCGCCATGCTGCTGGTGCGCCGTCCGCGCCGCCTGGGCCTCCTCGCCGCGGCGCTGGCCTTCTACCTCACCTTCATCACACAGTTCGTCCTGCTCGCCCGCGGCCTGGGGCTGGATTCGACGCTGGCGCCCGCCGCCGCCGCCGGCACCATGTTCCTCAAGAGCCTCTTCCCCATCAGCCTGGGCGACCTGGGAGTGCGCGAACTCTTCGCCGCCAACCTCTTCGCCAGCATCGGCGGCGCCCCCGAACTGGCCGTGACAGCGGCCTTCCTCCTCTTCGTCATCAACGTGCTGCTCCCCTCCCTGGCCGGCAGCTGGGCGGCCCTGGCCCTGCGCCCCTGGGGCGGAAGGGAGGACAGGTGAGCCTGACCGCCCTCAGCCTGCTCGCGCTCAACGGGGTCTATGCCGCTTATGTGTGGCGGCTGGGCGGCGCCCTGGCCGGACGCGGCGACCGCCTGGCGCCCGGCGGCGGGGAGGAGGGCGAAGTGGCGGCCGGGGGGATCTCCGTCATTGTCCCCGCCCGCAACGAGGCGGAGGCCCTGCCCGCCACCCTGCGGACCTTGTGCGCCCAGACCCTGCCGCGGGAGCGCTGGGAGCTGCTGGTGGTGGACGACTGCTCCCGCGACGGCAGCGCGGAGGTGGCGCGGGTCCTGATCGAGGAGCTGGGCCGGCAGGGCGTCGCGGCGCGCCTGCTGGGCACCACGCCCGGGCGCAGCG encodes:
- a CDS encoding lysylphosphatidylglycerol synthase domain-containing protein, with the protein product MRSVLTGWLLKSAVALALCVWLLGRLDAPGLVRAVGDMSFLHLASALLLLVPNLAFQAIKWGLLVRAQLPRATGGRIVLSFLAGTALGTLTPGRLGEHARAACFGGRRTELAALSLLDKFSSAAVTSLFGALGLLLLPRWDLSIFGRAAPLVLLLLGLYAAAVLVWTLAGLALLLAPARVTGLLGRLPWLAARERFARVHGAMLLVRRPRRLGLLAAALAFYLTFITQFVLLARGLGLDSTLAPAAAAGTMFLKSLFPISLGDLGVRELFAANLFASIGGAPELAVTAAFLLFVINVLLPSLAGSWAALALRPWGGREDR